One genomic segment of Rhizobium gallicum bv. gallicum R602sp includes these proteins:
- a CDS encoding lipopolysaccharide biosynthesis protein, with the protein MAVIETAERLLPAGLRPAGSRLLRVLAAIVTGHGDKATAQRMALTAFSIRIVSAALAFISQIILARLMGEYEYGIFVFVWVLIVLFGDLSCLGFHTAIVRFLPQYKAAGAFEEIRGLTGTARTFAMLSGTLVMASGMAGLHFLGDRIESYYLIPVFLGLLAMPMIALGDILEGTSRANHWPVMALSPVYIIRPVLIILFMLAAIGAGAEHSAVTAMKAALAATYVTAVGQYIATLLRLRRHYSEGPRRVDFLNWLNIAFPIFLVEGVSFLLTNSDVVVVGIFLEPHDVAIYFAAAKTMALVHFIMFSVKAASGPRFSSLIAEGTREQLAAAAIDAARWTFWPALALGLAVVAAGHLLLSLFGAAFTAGYVLMAILLAGILAKALVGPAETLLMMAGKQNLCVALYAAALTANVSLNIALIPHLGTVGTAIATASAMGVEAILLHIAVRRALGIVLFAFSRPPATIETRA; encoded by the coding sequence ATGGCGGTCATTGAAACAGCGGAAAGACTGCTGCCTGCGGGCCTGCGTCCGGCGGGAAGCCGTCTGCTGCGCGTGCTTGCCGCAATCGTGACCGGGCACGGCGACAAGGCAACCGCGCAGCGGATGGCACTTACCGCCTTTTCGATCCGCATAGTGAGCGCCGCCCTCGCCTTCATTTCCCAGATCATCCTCGCGCGCCTCATGGGCGAATATGAATACGGGATTTTCGTGTTTGTCTGGGTTCTGATCGTCCTTTTCGGCGATCTCTCCTGCCTCGGCTTTCACACCGCGATCGTTCGTTTCCTGCCGCAATACAAGGCTGCAGGTGCCTTCGAGGAAATTCGCGGCCTGACGGGAACGGCCCGTACCTTCGCCATGCTTTCCGGAACGCTGGTGATGGCTTCCGGTATGGCGGGACTCCATTTCCTAGGCGACAGGATTGAGTCCTATTATCTCATTCCTGTTTTCCTTGGCCTTCTCGCCATGCCGATGATCGCGCTCGGCGACATTCTGGAAGGCACCTCGCGTGCCAATCACTGGCCGGTCATGGCGCTGAGCCCGGTCTACATCATCCGGCCTGTCCTCATCATTCTCTTCATGCTGGCAGCGATCGGAGCCGGTGCGGAGCATTCTGCCGTCACCGCCATGAAAGCCGCGCTGGCCGCAACCTACGTCACCGCCGTCGGCCAATACATCGCGACACTCCTGCGCCTGCGCCGCCACTACAGCGAGGGACCGCGCAGGGTCGATTTCCTCAACTGGCTGAACATCGCCTTCCCGATATTCCTGGTCGAAGGCGTGAGCTTCCTCTTGACCAATTCGGATGTGGTTGTCGTCGGCATCTTCCTCGAGCCGCATGACGTGGCGATCTATTTTGCCGCCGCAAAGACGATGGCGCTGGTGCATTTCATCATGTTCTCTGTAAAGGCAGCATCCGGTCCACGCTTCTCCAGCCTCATCGCAGAAGGCACCCGCGAGCAGCTTGCCGCAGCAGCAATCGACGCTGCGCGATGGACCTTCTGGCCGGCGCTGGCCCTCGGGCTCGCAGTCGTTGCAGCCGGTCACTTGCTGCTGTCGCTTTTCGGCGCAGCCTTTACGGCAGGTTATGTTTTGATGGCGATCCTGCTTGCGGGCATCCTCGCCAAGGCCCTCGTCGGTCCGGCCGAAACGCTGCTGATGATGGCCGGAAAGCAGAACCTCTGCGTCGCCCTCTATGCGGCGGCGCTCACGGCAAACGTCTCCTTGAATATCGCCCTGATTCCGCACCTTGGCACCGTCGGCACTGCGATCGCGACGGCATCGGCAATGGGTGTGGAAGCGATCCTGCTGCACATCGCCGTGCGCCGGGCGCTCGGCATTGTCCTTTTTGCATTCAGCCGCCCTCCGGCAACGATAGAAACGAGAGCCTGA